One segment of Desmodus rotundus isolate HL8 chromosome 6, HLdesRot8A.1, whole genome shotgun sequence DNA contains the following:
- the STEAP1 gene encoding STEAP1 protein, producing the protein MEIRQNITNQELWKMKPRRNLEEDDYLDKNSGETSMLRGPVLLQKLQHKQELFPEWRLPIKIAAVVSSLTFLYTLMREVIQPFVTSHQQYFYKIPILVINKVLPMVSITLLALVYLPGVIAAVVQLRNGTKYKKFPHWLDKWMLTRKQFGLLSFFFAVLHALYSLSYPMRRSYRYKLLNWAYQQVQENKEDAWIEHDVWRMEIYVSLGIVALAILALLAVTSIPSVSDSLTWREFHYIQSKLGIVCLLLGTIHALIFAWNKWVDIKQFVWYTPPTFMIAVFLPIVVLMCKAILFLPCLRKKILKIRHGWEDVTKVNKIEMSSQL; encoded by the exons ATGGAAATTCGACAAAACATCACAAACCAAGAACTTTGGAAAATGAAACCTAGGAGAAATCTAGAAGAAGATGATTAtttg gaTAAGAACTCAGGAGAGACCAGCATGCTGAGAGGACCTGTGCTTTTGCAAAAGCTTCAGCACAAACAAGAACTCTTCCCAGAGTGGCGCTTGCCCATTAAAATTGCTGCTGTTGTATCGTCTCTGACTTTTCTTTACACTCTTATGAGGGAAGTCATTCAGCCCTTTGTAACTTCCCATCAgcagtatttttataaaattccaaTCCTGGTCATCAACAAAGTCTTGCCGATGGTGTCCATCACCCTCTTGGCACTGGTTTATTTGCCAGGTGTGATAGCAGCAGTTGTGCAGCTTCGTAACGGAACCAAGTATAAGAAATTTCCTCATTGGTTGGACAAGTGGATGTTAACAAGAAAGCAGTTCGggcttctcagtttcttttttgcCGTACTGCACGCACTTTATAGTTTATCCTACCCCATGAGGCGATCCTACAGATACAAGTTGCTAAACTGGGCTTATCAGCAG gtgcaagaaaataaagaagatgcCTGGATTGAGCATGATGTTTGGAGAATGGAAATTTATGTGTCTCTGGGAATCGTGGCACTTGCAATACTGGCTCTGTTGGCTGTGACATCTATTCCATCTGTGAGTGACTCTCTGACATGGAGAGAATTTCACTATATTCAG agCAAGCTGGGAATTGTCTGCCTTCTCCTGGGCACAATACATGCATTGATTTTTGCCTGGAATAAATGGGTGGATATAAAACAGTTTGTATGGTACACACCTCCAACGTTTATGATCGCTGTTTTCCTTCCGATTGTTGTCCTGATGTGCAAAGCCATACTGTTCCTGCCGTGCTTGAGAAAGAAGATACTGAAGATTAGACATGGTTGGGAAGATGTCACCAAAGTTAATAAAATTGAGATGTCTTCCCAGTTGTAG